The genomic region tttgtttcatttttttcttcacacAATCGCCATCTTAACGCGATCACTCCAAATGATACAAGGGAGGTAACTTTTATAATAGTCAAAACGTCCACATTTCAACtggttaaatataaataatgtgacCGCCCTGATTGATACCTTGGTTCGTCGTCATCTATATTCAAAACtgtaataatttcaatcaatATCATTTCATTACGGTGTGAGATCTTAAACGTAAACGGATATAGAAATATAGAGGGAAAATAGTTATAGGAACATAGGTGGACAACTCCCTCTTGAATAATGTAAAAGAATGAGCCCCAGTAACTGTGGCTGGTTCGGCATTGTGCTCGGGGAAAAACAATCCCATTAAAACCCAGACCCCAAATACTAACTCTGCGACGTTACACATCGTAATGAAATGAAACGAATGGcacaatgtcattttaatgagaaAGGGGAAAAGTGTACGTGTAAAGATCAGTAAGTAGAGAATTCCGCTTATCTATACTGGATTAAGAACTTGTAGAAGTACATGTAGATCTTTCTAAGTATTCTGAAGCTTGGATATCAATACACTTGTGTATGAAATTGTTTAAGTTTGTTAATTGCATTTTAGTTCACTTGATTTGAAGTGATACCCATCCAAGATCGTCGAGATGTACAGCGGCACTGATTTATGTGATTTACTTGTATTACAGTACTTCTAAGCGGTTGCAGCTCAACTTATTCGGCCCGCTTTGATCGGATCGTTTGAAATGGACAACATAAACAGGTGCTATTTGACAATGTACAGTTTATAATGTTGTCGGCAAAAATCGGGCCTAAGAAGTAAGCTCGTTTTGAAAAAGGTTGATCAAGAAAGACGAAGACGAGAAAGACGAAGACGaagaagacgaagaagaagaagacgaagACGAAGAAGAcgaagacgaagaagaagaagaagaagaagaagaagaagaagaagaagaagaagaagaagaagaagaagaagaagaaggaggaggaggaggaggaggaggaggaggaggaggaggaggagaagaagaagaagaagaagaagaagaagaaagaagtagaaagaagaagaaagaagaagaagaagaagaagaagaagaagaagaagaagaagaagaagaagaagaaggagaagaagaaggAGAGGAAGAAGCTGTAGATGCCCAGTTCTTGGTGGCTTTATCGATACCTTATTGACACACGTATTACATGTACTTCTAACACTTAGTAATCTGAGATACGGGCGTAATACGTATCATGTAAACTTGTACTTAATATTCGTTTGTAGTTCAGTATCAGGTTGGTATGTACTAGTATATCCAATGAGTCTCTTTATCGGATTGATGTATCATATATCTATAAGGCCAAAGAAGttatttgtttccaaaaaaaatctccaaaaaatagggtaggtagatagacataatatttttttcatttgtttttgagAACTGGGATTCATTTCCAAACCGACATATATCTTGGTAAACCACTATTGTAgaaacttttaaatgtaaaatggtcaagttttaatatattcgacaaaaaatgcaaaagtttAAGGAAATTACAAAAAAGGCACGATAATATGGCAAAAACAAGTGTAAGGTCGTGAGGAAAATTAGGGTCGATcgggttagtggaaacaaataGTTGTGTACGCCTAATTGTCCCTTGTTAAGGCTGATAATGATATCTATCTCATTACATGTCAAACACGGAAGAGAATATAATACGTATATTTCCTTGGATTATTTTGGACTACTAGTATATCCTACGCATCGAAGCATATTTGGTTTCTAAAACactaatgaaaaatattatttgttcacGTTTCAAATTTCGTTTAAGGTAAACATTTATGAATCAGTTTCGAGTATCACCGTGCAGTTAAACTGGCTGAGTGTTATTGAAAGGTGGTTTctcaacattttcaatattttatatacaggtGCAGCTGTTCTAGATTGATAAGGAAGGATGTCAAATAAAggttagttttatttatatttttggtattttaaaattgttttatgatttgtttaaatctCTCAGTTAGTCTCCCCTCTTGATAGTGTAACGCATCGTTGATACACAttcgtgtgtgtgtgggggggggggggaggggggtattCTCTTTGGCTTTCTACATCGTTAAAAAAAGAGGGTAAATACTTTCGGCCTCTAAATTCCTTTTTtaaccattcggaactcctcggccatttccaaTCGAAAAACAACATAGGATGTAAATGTACGGTTTCCAATGTCAGAAATCtgaatctgcatttatcaacactgcaagtagatcgcgttttaatttcaatttagcagttaaacttaatgactttaatCGCGGAAATCTTAATCATTGAAGCAGTAATGCAATTGACTTGCAaccaatttaaaattatgtaatacaaaatacacgttaaaacactacaatttaCTACTAACATTATTATTACGAACTTCTACTGATTTACGCTGGATACGATTGTGTCAAGCCAATTGGCGCGGGTAGACCTTAAAAAACTCTCACACTGCATCGACctcattgtttttaatgttttctatgGTTTGAATTATTCCACACGTCGATTGTTGTTaccctttttaaataattagaaGTAGTGTACCTGTTCACATTAAAAGATACAGTTAAAGGTACTGTTATCATAATGATgtacatttttgacaaaatttggACAAAAATGATGTACGTTTGAACAAATGTTTACTACATAAGTAATAACATATATTCTAACATACTATTCATGTACAGCACATACTTACAAGGGCCGTTGTCGTTTCAGTATACGTGTAATTGAACATCTGTTAGCAATGGCATCCAAACGGACCTCGATATCTTCGTATCAAAACGTATTTATGATCATGATCCCCCTTCCATCACGAACAGCAAAAAACCCCGACTGCACGCAATCAAAATAGTTCGTAACGTTGCTTGGATACTAACACTTAAATAAGGTTTGGGTAGCGAATATATGTCATTCTGTGTGTATATATTCGgaataaacatattacatttttataatgtgTTTCTTTCGAACATTTTCACtgtcataacattttaaaaggtttgaaTGGCAAGAAATACTTTCCAAGCAACGTAACGAAGTCCTTTGCACGCAATAGCCTACACTGCAACTCGTGCAACACGTGCATTCCGAAGATGCTTTTTCAACGTAACGAACCCCTTTTCACGTAATAGCCTACACTGCAATTCGTGCAACACGCGCATTCCGAGGATGCTTTTTCTTTTTCCCTTATGCAAGACGACACTTTTGCTAAATACTTGAACATGTCAGTCAGATATTACTCAGGGTGGTAAAAACTTCCTGTTAAGAATCGGCCCTTTACCTAGGCATTAATCAAACAGAGTGCAGTTTCGATTATATGAAAATGAGAATCCATATACCATGTACATAGTTTGAGTCATAGCGACAGTTAACAATGAAAAGTGGTATACcaaggaaaatataaatttgattatCCTTTCAGCATACAGTTTCTTcgatatttataattttttgtttaattacctAAATTTTAAAACGCTGTGATTTCACTTTCGTTAGTTATACCAGTTACGTTTGAACCATTTTAGAAACCAACCATGCAATCTTTTATGATTGCGAAAGCATTCGCAGAAACTCAGTAGAAGCGCTAAACTGTGACAAAGATGACAGAGTACACGTCTCTCGATGTCGCAGATACAATGTAAGAAACAATTGGACTGAAAAGTATACACATTCATTCTTTTATGTATTCTTTGTGTTCGTTTGATATGATGTTAGCAAATCATACTTTATAAGCCATTTATAAAGTGGTTTATATTTGTGAGTTGCCGTCCAACTTTGTGATCGCTTTTTAAACTCTACAAACCTTTTTcctaatttaaaacttaaaaaataaatccgtCTGGCAAAATCTATATCTGCCAGACATTTTCAACCATTTCGGAGTTACTCTTCCTTTTCCCTTTTGCCACAAATGAACTGCGGAAACTTGGCtgtgcaaatataaatataaagtgtGAGCTATTGAAAGCTGATGCACCACCAAGGCAATAGGATGACAGGAGAATACTTATTTCCGTGTTACTTATTTCTACGCCTGAATAAAGACCTTTATATGTGCATATTGCATATCCTAGTAATCCTCTACTCCTCTCCCCAACTCCTCTCTCAAACTATCATATGCCATGCGTTTCTTTGCTACGCACAAATTGTTTGTGGGATTCAGTAGAAAGCTCACACATGTCTTGACGAATGatacataaatcatataaaatgaccGCGAGACAAAGCCGAAACAATTATCATTATAGCTACCATACTTGGTGtttaaacttgtatttaaaccggtttaaatagatcatatgtatgcatttttcagaaaaaaacagataccagaaaataatacaaatatgtacCACTGACAAATATGATGACATCCTGTTTAGATAACAATACACTTATTTGATTTATCACATCATTTCATGGTTTATCAGGACGATcagttttttattcattgtgCTTTGTAACTGATGAATCATTATCGCTCTTTTAAAGTTATCACATTCAATGTAcaattttatgtacatttattttctacTAAACGCCCCTTTACTTCCTCGCTTCTCCGCTGCAAGACGCGTTCTTTTGCATTTTTCCAAAGTGTATATTCAGACTTACTTGGGAAGTGTTCGTAGtgcttaaaactgcactctcaaagatgtACACCAATAATATAAAAAGTCGTCAAAAACAGTCAAGTGCAGCTTAAAATTATACAAtctacaaattttaaaaaataaatatagttcaaTGTCATGATCTATTActgaaactgttttgtttacttaatgttttgcaaatgtacattaaaacatacttttaaaatatttatacgtttgttttgcaaaaaaacgtagtccttcataaaaacattttttgaaactCTTATTCCTCTTGCCATGTGTGTCCATGTTCTATTCAACTTCATCCAGGATGGTGAACAGATGAAGGGTTTCCTTTTAAAAAGAGGCGGGTAAGTGATTTTCAACAAGCATCTTCTTTATCAATTTCTTACACAATATAACAATCATTCCGATGTTTACATCAAACATACTAGCCACTCCGCTACATGTACGGTGGGTGTGGTCCAATGGTATAGGTtactgcctctcacccaagcgGTTGATGTTTTCATCCCCTTCAGCGATACCTTTTCATAGCCTCCAAAATAGACAacaatactggtttctacccaggaaatggACTTAACGTCACTCTAGATGTCAGCTTTCTTCAAAATCGAGctaaaacaaattgatataaCTCAAGTCCGCTATATGACGAATGACCATTGGTCgaatttttttagtttttacgCAAACCAACACCGCTGATACAGCCTATTACAAGTGGGCAATTGGCCTGTACACGAATCACACATTAAtagttataaatgatataaatgatttggACGTAATTCAATTTGTATTTGGCAACACGTGAATAAATCAAAGCCTTCTTGCAGAGCTGATCTGAAGTATGGATGGAAGAAGCGGTGGTTTACTTTTGATGGAACATGCCTCAAGTACTTCGAGTCGGACAAGGTATGTTGTACTTTAAAGTTTAACGGTTATTTCAATACATCTGCTTGCATTATAACAACAGTGACATGTTTAGAAGAAAACGGCTCACCTAACTAAGTCTAACGAGTCAAAGTTGTCACGAAGCAAAGACGAACCAAACGAGGACAATACTTTTGGAACGGTTCGGCTGAACAATTTGGTCTATGTAGCTTAATAATATTGCATGTACAtcacataattcaaaatattaaaaaaatgacgaacCCCGTTTTCTTTTCCAAAACCTCACTAACAGTGTCCAGTGTCGCTGCGAATAATTCCGGTCAGCattatgaaacaagtgaaaAGATTGGCcgtaagtaaaaatatatttttttaaccttttttatcGCACGTTTATTTTACGGAGAACtagatataaaattaaattctatactgttcaaatggtttaaagatggttaaaaatgttaaaccactctttttcattaaaatgtcatgtttagAAGCTTAATTTACTAAATACAGCAAAAAGGTTATAGACATTTTTAATATGCTCCATAATCTGTTGCAGGAGAATAGTAGGAAAAGCTCGGTGACAGATCGGTTGCTGGTGAGTTTTAAATGTACCAACGTTAACagtgggccgattgttcagaacttagttaaagttaatattgtatttatagaataatacatggttgaccatgacttttggttgataattgccccaatGGGAAGAAAAATATCCAAATATGTAAACATAGTTTGTTTTTTCGCGATCGCCAATTGAACCCGCTTATAGGTACGGGACTCATACCAAATATTTCATGATGTcctaatatattaaaacaaaacaaattcagcTCAAACAGTCGTCTCAAAcattattgagaacactgcatatcacaagtgtatccattaaacttcgaGAGCTgtaatgatttgaaagttaacaatgatgtcgttaatcacgttgttactTGAACAATCAAgctaatatttattattctgaTCATCAATGTTGGTATAGTgatttgcaatatgtatttctGTATGGGAATGTTTGTAGCCTTTTCAATTCTGTTTTCTCCAGGGTAATGGAGCCAAATTCCAGTTTGAGCTAGTTTGTGTCGACAGAACCTACATGATTGGTTCTGATACAGAAGGTACGTCAGCTGCATAGGAATtcgtaaacattttttttatttatttcatgataatatatattaacatcgGCACTTGTCTCCGCCCTATCGAGACTATAACATACGAAAAAGAGACTAAGACCTTAATCTAGTATAAAGACCCgaattttaagcaaaattcaTATATCTATATAGATATAGAAAGGACACGATCTCCTTATTTGTTTAGGCAGGAAAAGTGTAATTTGACAGGGTATTTTCattctattaaaatataaaaaaagatccGAAATGGTATACATTATCCGTTCTGATTTCCCAACTTTATAACtgataaagttaaaatttacaagctatattttaaaacatttaattcctCTTCTATCATTTCATTCACAACAACTAAATGCTTCATGGTCAAGGTGTGTTTGCCGTCCATCAAAATATCTACACGTGTCAATGCACGTTATAAACAAAACTCCTTTTATACCAGGCAGTCAATACTTTATATAGACGTCTTTTGATTACAATATGAATAATAGTGAAATAATTCATTGTGTGCtcacagatttaaataaaaaaatacatctgAATCAGTTGTCCCAATTCTTGTTAGGAATCCTGAAAACCACACGTGTAACAATtcaacatacaaacagaaaagtttaaatatttatagaatacacttctttaaaatttatgttttaataatttctatttAAGTCGCTACGAAATGGTCAGATTTATGTTAATAAAGACTTGACCGATTTGATAAACGTAATTCATGAGCGAAATCGATAAATTAAGAATGGGATACTactatgtaaacaatatttttgagGTACCCTCAAACAAGGCTCATTAGTCAAGATCGTTTtgtattaatacaattgttgttGCAGAAACAAGTATTGCATGGGAACAAACGCTAGAGAACGCCATTCAAAACTACAAAGAGGTAGTATAAGTAACTGTTTTGATACAGCAAGGCTTAGGTCATACGGCCTCCACATTTAGGTTTGGATGACTCAAAAgtacaaaatacatactaaaaatAACCAAtacttgttttgaaataaaccCCTATATCCTTTTCATCAGATTATCACTCTACATATTATGTCAGCTATACATcatgcagttgtatgtgcttTTTTACTATCTGTTGCCAGAGTCAACCATCTGCCGAGTTCGTTGTTGGTGGAGACATGCAGCGCCCGGACCTTGCGGTAGGTATATCTTTTTATTCTGTATAACCacataaacattaatcaatTAATGCATGTCACTGAACATTATAATAGTTAAGAACATTATCTTCCTGACGGCAATTGCGCTATAGtgacattaaaaacattttaaaattgtataataattcGCTGACACGCTATTCTGTTTCAAGGGAGGGGAAGGAGTTACTGTATTTTTACAAATGCCTTTCTTCGCTAttaagcaataaaatattttgtgatgacaaaaacatgatatgtgCGCCTGAAATGTACATCCGTACTGCATGTATGCTGGACAAATACCATCATACTTTAtactgtttttgttattttcaggGTTTCATCCGCTTTGACAACAATTCTTTACCATATTATGTAGCACTCAAAAACGAAGTGCTCAAGTATTACCGGAATGAAGAggtaaaatacttcacttagtTCAACATATCCATACGGCACACTCGAaccgttttgtttttttttgcagatACGTGCAATGTATCTATATtagattttttaacaaaagtggCAACAGTGATTTCTTTCCTCATCGAGGCTTCTTCCAATACGagccaaatattttaataataatctcaaacgatttaataatatttgcGACAGTTTTAGCATGTTTAGCTGGTTCCGCTTTGATTATGAAGTTTAGATCTTCATAATTTACttgtaaaaattaaagaaaatacataagacaTTGTCTAAATACACTGAGCATGTTTAAGCTAAAAcgcattatttatgttttcaggACTACAATTTCTGTTCAGCTATCCACGAGATAGAGATGGGGATGACCTCAGTGAAAGAGATTGACAGGGTTACCATCTCTTTAAATGTGGCAAATAATCAGAGCTTTACGTATGTGCTGTAATACATTGTTTCTAGAAGTCATTGCTGTTGCCCTTGTAATTTTCTCATGCATGTGTGAATTTTATTCCATAATTGATAACTGGCTTTGCATTCCGGTTAGTAGGCACGTATTTATGTCCATGAAACGTAATTGGTAATTTCACATAATGTGTTTGATTCGACtcacataaaatcatttattaataatggTGGCAAGTAATTTCGTTGCCAGAGTTCAAAAAAGTAAACCAAAAAGGAACGATACACATATAATGCTGGCTCTGATGAGTCTTATATTTTTGATGTTGTAATCATTGATGTATGTTGGGAAAAGTGTGAGGTTTGGTTTTATGTACTAGTAAAAGTCACTGGTAAACTGGTGTTCCAGAATGCTCGTAATTCAGGCTGTAGTCCCATCATATATCAGTCAAGCTATTTTGAAGCCTTTAttgtctgtttgtggtgtttgtacgtgtgcaTTTGTGTCGTTGGTTCTGTGTCCTTTTGACTACTTGCTTTATGCCTATAACCAgggttaaaattgaaatatttgactGCTCTGTGCTTGTCCATGCAGTtctcattgtattattttgcatagcatttatttcttaataagaCATACCCAGTCTTAAACTGATCGCAGTGTTAAGCTAACGGGTGTCACGGGACATATTGTTACATTTTGGTGTTAATccaatgttatatattatttcaaataggGTTCAAATATCTAAATGATTTCTGCACTAAAGAAGAGATTTGGGAGATTTTGTTCCTCACATGTTTGTAAATGCATGACGCTCTTTGGAGTGAAATATGCGCCTGCGCCTTTTATGGGGGACTTAATTGTTTGGTATCTATCTATTTTCTATCCTGTCAAGAAGCATGTACATGATAGCAAACCATGTTCTTACAGGCTACGCTTTGATACCGTCCAGGACGCCGCAAACTGGGTAACGGCGATGACTTCGGCCCTTGGGAAGGCGCTGGGAAATACAAAGGTGATTATTAAGAGTCGAGAAAactatacatttgtttaaaacacaataggtttttgtgttatattttttacttattgtaagcatttaaattatttctaatcaTGTTTGCTATAATCAAAAGTTAAAGAGAAATACAGAACTACAGAACTATTTAGATAAAGTATCACATCAATCAATTCTATTCAGTTAAGGAAATggaattatatttgaaaaaacaacaattgaatTTTTTGTTATCTCAACATAAACGAATTATGGCTATTTTAGATGTAGGTTTTATATACTGCTTTCAGTTTGTAGACGAAGTGCGTCAGTCTGAAGCTAACAGAAAATGCGTCGATTGCAACTCAACTGgtaattataaattaaagttaAGAACACAATACAATAATCGTTCCAATAGTATCGGTTTCTTGAtaaaacatacctagtttttatatatagtatgtatgcactgtgctgtttgtggagttttgtgctgttcttctatgtttcttgtttgtgatttatgttctatgtatttggcgtttacccagtgtaATTAAACCGGGGTTATGTTATaatttttgctactgagcttgtttctgcagctttttttgcataaatattgtccGACAGTCTTAtgcttttatcatttaagaAGTGTATTACTATGGTAAACTTTCCTTTATGTCATAACCTTAACTTCCATCTCGATTGAGATCAGGTTTAGATCAgtatatttcgtatttttcgTATTACTATGTATTCTAtagtcaattgaccaatttgaATTAGAAGTATTTCACGCACCATAATGCGAAGAAATTCGATTGGTGTACTAAACAAAAACAGAGATAGAAAACAGGgatgtttcttaaataaaaattggTTTTACATTATCATAATGTATCCCATTAAGTGACCACATCCGTGGTAGAGGTACAAACCATGCGCTGCAACGTAGTTTTTTTTAGatcaacactttttttaatataaccatTAAAAACTATAAAGATGGTAATGAACCAATGGTATGTGATAGTAAAATTAACATTGAGTCACTGTCATGTGCTAAAAGAAAAGAAACGACATAGTAAAACCGAGTAATCACTTCTGTGTTGGTGTAATTTTCCTATGAGAAACTTCATAAGCGCTATCTATTTTCAGAAACACTCTGGGCCTCAATCAATCTGGGAATTGTTATGTGTACGAACTGTGCAGGTAAAGGAACACTCTTTTTAAAAGTTCAAttaacattcatatttaaactGTAAACGCTTTGTTTGAACAATGCATAGTATAAATGGTAGTATGGGTTAAATGTGCCGCACCATGAGGTAATTTGCTTGTTGAAAGAAGTACATTTGTCACccatttatacaaataatgatcAAATGACGTAGACAAATTTGACATTAgctcatttttgtaaaacaataaaagaaactAGTCTTGGTCCAAACTATACTATATTTTCATACCACACATCACTTGACTCTTTTACAGGATGCCATCGGTCCCTGGGGACAAGCATCTCCAAAATCCGCTCCCTTTGTCTTGATAACATATTCGAACAGAATCCGAAAGTTTTGCAGGTAGGCCATCGTGAACGGTCgttcaaagaatatttttttatcattgatacttttatatttttgctataAGTCTAacccttttttaatttaaaaaagcaaacagTTTTTAGGCCCACGCGATCAGATATAGATATTTTTTTGCGACTTGatgaatgtattgatttcattttagtgaccatgttaaaatttgaccattttatatatCAAACTTTCTACAGtagtgatataccctgatataggtccTGTGGTATGGAAGAGTATCCCTGTTCTCAAAACAtgattgaacaaaatatgtctagCTACCTACACAATGTTTGTTGAGATGTAAgtggaaacaaagattttttgGCCTTATGCTTTTTGTGTATAACGCAGTTACACAATTGAGTGAGCATGTTCTGTATCACCTTAATACTAAATATATTTCCAGCTGCTAGATGAAATAGGAAACGAGCGCGCCAACACTTTCTGGTACAAAAATCCACCAGACGACAGGCAGATTACAAGAGAAACACCTTTTATGATCAGACGTCGAcatattcatgaaaaatatgcaCAGAAGAAGTTTGTTGACAGGTCCAACCGAGATCTTCAGGAGAAAATCGACTGTGTTAGTAAAGAAATTGAACCGAAATATTcgcaattatttaatttattaaacaaacttaattataaacaaCAGAATCATGAACACAATTACTGCAAGCATAAGGGATATAGTCATATTAATTAGATATAATTCTAatgaatgaatatttcttttcttgttttACAGGATTTTATATTGGCCATCACATCAGGAGATATTC from Mya arenaria isolate MELC-2E11 chromosome 3, ASM2691426v1 harbors:
- the LOC128228728 gene encoding arf-GAP with Rho-GAP domain, ANK repeat and PH domain-containing protein 1-like isoform X1, with amino-acid sequence MSNKETNHAIFYDCESIRRNSVEALNCDKDDRVHVSRCRRYNDGEQMKGFLLKRGGADLKYGWKKRWFTFDGTCLKYFESDKCPVSLRIIPVSIMKQVKRLAENSRKSSVTDRLLGNGAKFQFELVCVDRTYMIGSDTEETSIAWEQTLENAIQNYKESQPSAEFVVGGDMQRPDLAGFIRFDNNSLPYYVALKNEVLKYYRNEEDYNFCSAIHEIEMGMTSVKEIDRVTISLNVANNQSFTLRFDTVQDAANWVTAMTSALGKALGNTKFVDEVRQSEANRKCVDCNSTETLWASINLGIVMCTNCAGCHRSLGTSISKIRSLCLDNIFEQNPKVLQLLDEIGNERANTFWYKNPPDDRQITRETPFMIRRRHIHEKYAQKKFVDRSNRDLQEKIDCDFILAITSGDILNVMKLFFWGANIYGFCPQSSQTAMELAGEYPFIKEFLLQNEHTNIDAVSPPKTEEQEKRVSSVYCEGYLDKTGPNLKRFMKRRCILNHGTLTYYNENSKSTERGDIRLSDVVCIANANCKRPYAFDVSNKPKQRIYRFAAEDEDNFLKWKLSFAKAMSPVDMDEDDEFALFGIFYTKTHLSQWTRSLLVFSEHHAALRITNLRDDCETTIRIEKGIQLFQKNLKKHKVLRDDETIYSATLNQNCYIEIIPPDMTHVTSIQGQLLDDTTRLFQLLEDSLTSSSK
- the LOC128228728 gene encoding arf-GAP with Rho-GAP domain, ANK repeat and PH domain-containing protein 1-like isoform X2, with amino-acid sequence MASKRTSISSYQNDGEQMKGFLLKRGGADLKYGWKKRWFTFDGTCLKYFESDKCPVSLRIIPVSIMKQVKRLAENSRKSSVTDRLLGNGAKFQFELVCVDRTYMIGSDTEETSIAWEQTLENAIQNYKESQPSAEFVVGGDMQRPDLAGFIRFDNNSLPYYVALKNEVLKYYRNEEDYNFCSAIHEIEMGMTSVKEIDRVTISLNVANNQSFTLRFDTVQDAANWVTAMTSALGKALGNTKFVDEVRQSEANRKCVDCNSTETLWASINLGIVMCTNCAGCHRSLGTSISKIRSLCLDNIFEQNPKVLQLLDEIGNERANTFWYKNPPDDRQITRETPFMIRRRHIHEKYAQKKFVDRSNRDLQEKIDCDFILAITSGDILNVMKLFFWGANIYGFCPQSSQTAMELAGEYPFIKEFLLQNEHTNIDAVSPPKTEEQEKRVSSVYCEGYLDKTGPNLKRFMKRRCILNHGTLTYYNENSKSTERGDIRLSDVVCIANANCKRPYAFDVSNKPKQRIYRFAAEDEDNFLKWKLSFAKAMSPVDMDEDDEFALFGIFYTKTHLSQWTRSLLVFSEHHAALRITNLRDDCETTIRIEKGIQLFQKNLKKHKVLRDDETIYSATLNQNCYIEIIPPDMTHVTSIQGQLLDDTTRLFQLLEDSLTSSSK
- the LOC128228728 gene encoding arf-GAP with Rho-GAP domain, ANK repeat and PH domain-containing protein 1-like isoform X3, producing MKGFLLKRGGADLKYGWKKRWFTFDGTCLKYFESDKCPVSLRIIPVSIMKQVKRLAENSRKSSVTDRLLGNGAKFQFELVCVDRTYMIGSDTEETSIAWEQTLENAIQNYKESQPSAEFVVGGDMQRPDLAGFIRFDNNSLPYYVALKNEVLKYYRNEEDYNFCSAIHEIEMGMTSVKEIDRVTISLNVANNQSFTLRFDTVQDAANWVTAMTSALGKALGNTKFVDEVRQSEANRKCVDCNSTETLWASINLGIVMCTNCAGCHRSLGTSISKIRSLCLDNIFEQNPKVLQLLDEIGNERANTFWYKNPPDDRQITRETPFMIRRRHIHEKYAQKKFVDRSNRDLQEKIDCDFILAITSGDILNVMKLFFWGANIYGFCPQSSQTAMELAGEYPFIKEFLLQNEHTNIDAVSPPKTEEQEKRVSSVYCEGYLDKTGPNLKRFMKRRCILNHGTLTYYNENSKSTERGDIRLSDVVCIANANCKRPYAFDVSNKPKQRIYRFAAEDEDNFLKWKLSFAKAMSPVDMDEDDEFALFGIFYTKTHLSQWTRSLLVFSEHHAALRITNLRDDCETTIRIEKGIQLFQKNLKKHKVLRDDETIYSATLNQNCYIEIIPPDMTHVTSIQGQLLDDTTRLFQLLEDSLTSSSK